One window of Gammaproteobacteria bacterium genomic DNA carries:
- a CDS encoding acyltransferase produces MRIRGREIRAVQLIALVIYYSVLRYLPSSSSIFFGSFFRFLRYHCCRHIFLECGCNVNVERGAFFASGSRLRIGDNSGLGINCHVPGDLVVGRNVMMGPNCYIFGANHAFDRVDVPIIEQGFEPPRQTVIDDDVWIGRNVCFTPGRHVKEGTVIGAECLLSKDFPPYSVVGGNPSRLIRSRIEKDTL; encoded by the coding sequence ATGAGAATTAGAGGTCGTGAGATTCGGGCTGTGCAATTGATTGCTTTAGTAATCTACTATTCAGTTTTAAGGTATCTTCCGAGTAGTTCGAGTATTTTTTTTGGGAGCTTTTTTAGGTTTCTCCGCTATCACTGTTGTCGACATATATTTCTTGAGTGTGGTTGCAATGTAAATGTAGAGCGAGGAGCTTTTTTTGCGTCTGGTTCCAGATTAAGGATTGGTGACAATTCTGGATTAGGGATCAATTGTCATGTGCCTGGAGATCTTGTCGTTGGCCGGAATGTAATGATGGGGCCAAATTGTTATATTTTCGGTGCAAATCACGCTTTTGATAGGGTTGATGTGCCCATTATTGAACAGGGATTTGAGCCTCCACGGCAGACCGTTATTGATGATGATGTCTGGATTGGTCGGAATGTGTGTTTTACTCCAGGGCGTCATGTTAAGGAAGGCACAGTGATCGGAGCGGAATGCCTGCTTTCAAAAGATTTTCCTCCGTATAGCGTTGTTGGTGGTAATCCATCCCGATTAATTAGGTCACGCATTGAAAAAGATACTCTTTGA